A region of the Denitrificimonas caeni genome:
CTGGAATACTCAACGCAGCGTTCCAAGTGTTTTCACTACCAAATTGTTGGTTTTTATCGTGACGCAAACCAAGCTCAGTACCAAATAGATCGCCACTGTAGTTATGCTGAATAAAAGCTGCTTTATTCCAGCGGCTATCTTTTGTGTACTTGTCTTCAACTGTTCTTGCGTCTGTGCGTACTTTGTCTTTTAAATAGTCTGCGCCAGCACGTAACGTGTGCTCATCATTCAGCTGGAAGGTATTCAACCAAGCCGCCGAATCACGATAACTATTAATATCATAAGCACTAAACGGGCTATCTAACTTATCTCTACCTTTCAGTTTGTCTTCGCTATAACCCAGCTCTAAGCGGCTCAGCCACTGCTCAGTCGCTTGCAACTCAACAAATGTAGATACAACGCTAGCAGTAAAGTCAGTGTAGGGTTTCTGCATAAACGTATTATCGTATTCAGTCTTTCCACGCTGATCTAAAACATTCACCCCTGCACGTAACTGCTCATTAAAGGCATGGGACAAACTAAAACTGAGAGCTTTATTACGGTAAGTATCATCATCACTGCTTAAGCTATCGCCTTTAGTCGTGCGGTCAAAACCTGCCATTTCATCGAGGCTCGCACTCAAGTTAAAGCGCGTATTTTGATCACCGCCTGAGACCCCTGCACTGCGCTCCCAGACCCCTTTATTGCCCACAGCAAGTCGTGCGCGACCATGCAAACCTTCGCCAGCACTACGGCGAGTAAAGATCTGAATTACCCCGCCAATGGCGTCTGAACCATACATCGCGGAGTGTGGCCCACGTAAAACCTCAACCCGCTCGATTTGTTCAAGATTCAAATGCTCTAACGCACCATTAGCGCCGCCCGTACTAACCGAACCAACACGCACGCCATCAATCAACACCAAGGTTTGTGCTGTTTTCGTACCGCGAACAAACACACCAGTAGTACTACCGCGCCCACCTGATTGTACGATCTGCACACCTGGTACTCGGTTTAATAAGTCCGGCACATTCACAGGTTGTAAGCGGTCAATATCAGCGCGGGTAAATACGGTCACCGCCGCCATTGTATCTGTGCGCTCTTCGGCGGCACGGTTGGCGGTAATAACTGTGTTAGAAAGTTTTAAAGCATCTTCAGAGCTGTCGGCAACTGCGTATAGCGTTGATGCAGGCAATAGCGCTACAGCAAGCGCAAGGCGGGATAATTTCATTGAATTTGAATCCTCAAAAATAAAGCTAATTTTTTGAGGAGGGCAGAAACAAGCGCACAAAAAGAGCACGGCACTTGACGGTGCCGCCCTCCGCAACACCCGTCGAAATCCGTAAGGCAGGTCTACGGGCTAACGAATGCACTTGCTCACCTTCCCAGCTTGGCAGCCAGTGGTTATTAAACAAGCGTGCGTCTACAACGCATCGTTTACCGTTGCGGGGGCAGCGTAAGTCGGTAAATACCGCTTAACTTCCCTTTTCAGGCTGACAGTATCAGCGCACCTTACAGAATCAAAGTGCGCGCACAATAGACCTACCAGCAGCACGGGTCAAGTTTTAAGCGTTATTGCTGCGACCAGCGAAGCCTGGGATGGCGTAGCGCCAAAATTGAACCATGGGCGGGCTCATTAAGGAAAAAGCAGTGATAGCGCTGCAGACACCACAGCGAATCTAGCAAACCGGTGTTCTTCTAAGCTGGCAAGGGCTGCATTAACATTAAGCCAAACGCTGCTGCACTGCCTGCAAAATACCCGCGCTATCTAAGCCGCATTCAGCGAGCATTTGCCCTGGTTGAGCATGCTCCACATAGATATCCGGCAAACCCAATTGCAAGAGTGGTACGGCCAACTGCTCTGCAGCTAAAAACTCACCAACAGCACTGCCAGCACCGCCCATTACCGCATTTTCCTCAATGCTGACAAACAATTGATGCTCTGCAGCTAAGCGCTTAATCAATGCCTCATCGAGCGGCTTTACAAAACGCATGTCCACCACAGTGGCGTCTAACTGCTCGGCCGCTGTTAATGCTGCAGCAAGCTGTACACCAAAGACTAAAAACGCTACACCTTGCCCTTCGCGGCGCACCACGCCTTTACCCAGGGGGACAGGTTCTAAACTAGTACTGATAGGTGCATTAGGCCCAGTGCCGCGTGGGTAGCGAACAGCCGCAGGTCCCACATGCTGATAACCAGTATTGAGCAATAAGCGCAGTTCATTCTCATCGCTGGGCGTCATCACCACCATATTAGGGATGCAGCGCAGATAAGATATATCAAAGCTGCCAGCATGGGTCGGACCGTCTTCACCCACTAAACCCGCACGGTCTACAGCAAACAGCACATCCAGATCTTGCACCGCCACATCATGAATCAATTGATCATAAGCGCGCTGCAAAAATGTGGAGTAAATTGCCACCACAGGTTTAGCCCCTTCACAGGCCATTCCCGCCGCCAAAGTCACCGCATGTTGCTCAGCAATGGCCACATCAAAGTAACGCTGCGGATACTGTTCACTAAAAGCAATCATATCCGAGCCTTCTTTCATGGCTGGGGTAATGCCCAGCAAGCGCTCATCTGCAGCGGCCATATCACACAGCCACTGACCAAAGACAGCAGAGTAACGTGGCCCTGCGGGTTTGCTCGGGGCCTGTGTTGTCTTACTAATGGCGTGGTAAGCAATGGGGTCGTGCTCAGCAGGTGCAAAGCCCTTGCCCTTTTTCGTCACCACATGTAAAAACTGCGGCCCTTCTAACTCACGCATATTGCGCAAAGTGGCCAACAAGGTGGGTAAGTCATGACCATCAATTGGCCCGATATAATTCCAGCCCAACTCTTCAAACATAATGCCTGGCGCTAAAATGCCTTTAGCGTGCTCTTCAGTTTTACGGGCTATTTCCCAGGCACCGGGCAAGCGCGAGAGAATTTTCTTACTGCCTTCACGCATGGTTGAGTAGGTGCGGCTGGTGAGAATTTTTGCCAAATGATTGGATAAGCCGCCGACGTTATTAGAAATCGACATATCGTTATCGTTGAGGATAACCAACATATCAGCACCGGTTTCTGGGGCATGGTTTAAGGCTTCATAAGCCATCCCTGCAGTCATGGCGCCATCACCAATCACCGCCACAGTTTTACGCGCTGAGCCTTGTAGTTTAGCAGCCACGGCCATGCCTAATGCGGCACTGATGGACGTACTGGAATGCCCTACACCAAAGGTATCGTACGGGCTTTCACAGCGGCGCGGGAAAGCAGCTATACCATCTTTCTGGCGCAAACTGAGCATCTGTTCACGGCGCCCGGTCAATACTTTATGCGGATACGCTTGATGGCCCACATCCCATACTAAGCGGTCATCTGGGGTATCAAACACATAATGCAGAGCCACAGTTAACTCGACAACGCCTAAGCCTGCAGCAAAATGACCACCGGTCTGCCCCACGCTCCATAAGATAAACAGGCGTAACTCATCGGCCAATGTCAGTAGCTCTGCTTCAGATAGCATACGCAGCTCAGTGGGCGTTAAAGCTCGGTCTAGCAGTGGCGTAATCGGGCGTTCAGCAGGTATTTCATGAAAAGTCGTAGGCATTGAAATATCGTGTTAATTCATCAAGAGGTGGAAGTTTACCTTAAAGTGTCCAAAGTCCACAGTGCTGCAAGGTTTTATCAAAGCTTTAGTCAGCTTTGTCTGTTTTTTAGCGGCCGGTAGCGGCCTCGCTGGGCAAGTCTGCTAAAGTAACCCTAAGCTTTAAATTACCGAATACCTTCAGAACACAGCAGGCCGCAAGATGATTGCAAGCATGTTATTAAATGACACCACCCTGTTTTGGGGCTGGTTATTATACGGCCCAATTTTACTGTATGCCGCTTGGCGTGCACCTTGGGTAGAGTTATTCAGCGACAACCGCCGCCAACATTTACTCTTTGGCACTGTGTTGGTGCTCTGCATTCTCTGGCTGGTCAGGCGTGATTTCCCCAGCGGGCTCTCTTTTCACTTTATTGGCATGACCGCAGTAACTTTATTGCTGGACTGGCCACTGGCAATTTTAGCTGGTTTTATTGCCCAACTGGCCTTACTCAGCCTCGGCAAGCAAGAGTTCAACGTTTTGGGTATCAACGGGCTACTCTTAATTATTCTGCCCGTATTTATTGCACACAGCTGCGCCAAAGCCATTGAGCGTTTACAACCTGAAAACCTCTTTGTTTATATCTTTTTCTCTGGCTTTTTCCCTGCCGCGCTCACCGCTGTACTCTGCATTTTATGCAGCACCTTTTTACTCTGGAGCAATGGCATTTATCAATTTCCGCCATGGTTGGATGGTTTTTCTGGCATGGTTTTATTGGTGGCTTTTCCAGAGGCCTTTATTAATGGCATGGCCGTCACTGCATTTGTAGTGTTTAAGCCGGAATGGTTAGAAACCTTTAACTACAGCCGCTACCTGCAAGCCCCCTGGAAAGATGAACCTGACCAGTAAGCGCAGCACACCAATGAGCTGCACCCAACCAGCGCAGCTGGCGAATAAGGACGTACCTATGAAACTTTTACTAACTGGCGGTGCTGGTTTTATTGGCTCGGCAGTAATCCGCCATATTCTCGCGCACAGCCAGGATTCAATCGTCAACCTTGATAAACTTACTTATGCGGGCAATCTTGAGTCACTCACCGAGGTCAGTGACAACCCTCGCTATAGCTTTGTCCAAGCGGATATTTGTGACCCTGCGGCACTGCAGCAAATCTTTGCCAAGCATCAGCCCGATGCGGTGATGCACTTAGCTGCCGAGTCACACGTTGACCGCTCCATTGACGGCCCAGCAGAGTTTATTACAACCAATATTGTCGGCACCTATCAGCTATTAGAGGCTGCACGCTTTTATTGGCAACAACTGGATAGCCAGCGCCAACAAGCCTTTCGCTTTCATCATATTTCAACTGATGAGGTCTATGGCGACTTGCCTCACCCTAACGACAGCCAAGCAGCCGCTTCGCAGCTGTTCACCGAAACAACCGCCTACGCACCCAGCTCACCCTATAGCGCCAGTAAAGCCAGCTCTGATCATTTAGTCCGTGCTTGGCAGCGTACTTACGGCTTACCGGTACTGCTCAGCAACTGTTCAAATAACTATGGGCCTTACCAGTTCCCAGAAAAGCTGATTCCTTTGGTAATTCTAAATGCTCTAAAAGGAAAGCCTATACCGATTTACGGCAGCGGCGATCAAATTCGCGACTGGCTTTATGTAGCCGATCATGCGCATGCACTCTACACTGTACTGCGCACCGGCAAAGTTGGCGAGACCTACAATATTGGCGGCCATAATGAAAAACAAAACATTGAGGTCGTCCGCAGCATTTGCACGCTACTTGACGAGCTGGCCCCAGCTGCACAGCGCAAGCTAACGGCTGCCGACGGCTCAACATTAACCAGCTACAGCAGCCTAATCAGCCATGTTAGCGACCGCCCAGGGCATGATCGCCGCTATGCCATTGATGCCAGTAAAATTCAACATGAACTGGGCTGGGTGCCTGCCCACACCTTTGCATCAGGCTTAAGAAAAACCGTGCAATGGTATCTCGATAACCCGACCTGGTGTCAGCGGGTGCAAGACGGTAGCTACCAAGGTGAACGCCTAGGAGTACAACAATGACCGCGCACACAACCAAAGGCATCATTTTAGCCGGTGGTTCTGGCTCACGCTTACACCCCATCACCCTAGGCGTATCTAAGCAGCTCTTACCGATTTACGATAAACCGATGATTTATTACCCATTATCGGTTTTGATGCTGGCAGGCATTCGTGAGGTGTTAATTATCTCTACGCCAGATGATGTGCCTAACTTTAAAAAACTTCTTGGGGATGGCAGTCAATTTGGTCTTGAGCTGAGCTACGCCGAGCAGCCAACACCCGATGGCTTGGC
Encoded here:
- a CDS encoding TonB-dependent receptor domain-containing protein — translated: MKLSRLALAVALLPASTLYAVADSSEDALKLSNTVITANRAAEERTDTMAAVTVFTRADIDRLQPVNVPDLLNRVPGVQIVQSGGRGSTTGVFVRGTKTAQTLVLIDGVRVGSVSTGGANGALEHLNLEQIERVEVLRGPHSAMYGSDAIGGVIQIFTRRSAGEGLHGRARLAVGNKGVWERSAGVSGGDQNTRFNLSASLDEMAGFDRTTKGDSLSSDDDTYRNKALSFSLSHAFNEQLRAGVNVLDQRGKTEYDNTFMQKPYTDFTASVVSTFVELQATEQWLSRLELGYSEDKLKGRDKLDSPFSAYDINSYRDSAAWLNTFQLNDEHTLRAGADYLKDKVRTDARTVEDKYTKDSRWNKAAFIQHNYSGDLFGTELGLRHDKNQQFGSENTWNAALSIPVGQTNEFILSYSEGFRAPGLMDLYYPDYCSPVGCMKQSNPNLKAEKSKSYELQWRSQLADTVALEASLYRTNIRNAIAGFPPENINKARINGLEVSLQHELYGADGALNISFIDPRDSESGRQLQRVAKRTLSYDLDKQLGAFAVGGTWMLASDSIDAVSNSITWETERKKIAGFGTLDLRGSWQATHDLGVDLRLANIFDKDYTRALYNYEGDAYGYREDRFTVLLGVTWTPNL
- the rfbB gene encoding dTDP-glucose 4,6-dehydratase; amino-acid sequence: MKLLLTGGAGFIGSAVIRHILAHSQDSIVNLDKLTYAGNLESLTEVSDNPRYSFVQADICDPAALQQIFAKHQPDAVMHLAAESHVDRSIDGPAEFITTNIVGTYQLLEAARFYWQQLDSQRQQAFRFHHISTDEVYGDLPHPNDSQAAASQLFTETTAYAPSSPYSASKASSDHLVRAWQRTYGLPVLLSNCSNNYGPYQFPEKLIPLVILNALKGKPIPIYGSGDQIRDWLYVADHAHALYTVLRTGKVGETYNIGGHNEKQNIEVVRSICTLLDELAPAAQRKLTAADGSTLTSYSSLISHVSDRPGHDRRYAIDASKIQHELGWVPAHTFASGLRKTVQWYLDNPTWCQRVQDGSYQGERLGVQQ
- the dxs gene encoding 1-deoxy-D-xylulose-5-phosphate synthase codes for the protein MPTTFHEIPAERPITPLLDRALTPTELRMLSEAELLTLADELRLFILWSVGQTGGHFAAGLGVVELTVALHYVFDTPDDRLVWDVGHQAYPHKVLTGRREQMLSLRQKDGIAAFPRRCESPYDTFGVGHSSTSISAALGMAVAAKLQGSARKTVAVIGDGAMTAGMAYEALNHAPETGADMLVILNDNDMSISNNVGGLSNHLAKILTSRTYSTMREGSKKILSRLPGAWEIARKTEEHAKGILAPGIMFEELGWNYIGPIDGHDLPTLLATLRNMRELEGPQFLHVVTKKGKGFAPAEHDPIAYHAISKTTQAPSKPAGPRYSAVFGQWLCDMAAADERLLGITPAMKEGSDMIAFSEQYPQRYFDVAIAEQHAVTLAAGMACEGAKPVVAIYSTFLQRAYDQLIHDVAVQDLDVLFAVDRAGLVGEDGPTHAGSFDISYLRCIPNMVVMTPSDENELRLLLNTGYQHVGPAAVRYPRGTGPNAPISTSLEPVPLGKGVVRREGQGVAFLVFGVQLAAALTAAEQLDATVVDMRFVKPLDEALIKRLAAEHQLFVSIEENAVMGGAGSAVGEFLAAEQLAVPLLQLGLPDIYVEHAQPGQMLAECGLDSAGILQAVQQRLA
- a CDS encoding energy-coupling factor ABC transporter permease; translation: MIASMLLNDTTLFWGWLLYGPILLYAAWRAPWVELFSDNRRQHLLFGTVLVLCILWLVRRDFPSGLSFHFIGMTAVTLLLDWPLAILAGFIAQLALLSLGKQEFNVLGINGLLLIILPVFIAHSCAKAIERLQPENLFVYIFFSGFFPAALTAVLCILCSTFLLWSNGIYQFPPWLDGFSGMVLLVAFPEAFINGMAVTAFVVFKPEWLETFNYSRYLQAPWKDEPDQ